Proteins found in one Herpetosiphonaceae bacterium genomic segment:
- the hisB gene encoding imidazoleglycerol-phosphate dehydratase HisB: MPRTATIERTTKETEITLTLNLDGSGQSTISTGVGFFDHMLEHIARHGQFDLTVQCVGDLHIDEHHTAEDVSICLGQAISQALGDKAGIVRAAHAFVPMDEALCFAAIDISGRPYAVVDAEFHTDRLGGLSTDLIWHIFETIAIHARITAHLRVHYGRNDHHKAEGLFKAFARALDAATRIDERIQGQVPSTKGVL; this comes from the coding sequence ATGCCACGGACGGCGACCATCGAGCGCACGACCAAAGAGACGGAGATCACGCTCACGCTGAATCTCGACGGCAGCGGCCAATCGACGATCAGCACCGGCGTGGGCTTTTTCGACCACATGCTGGAGCATATTGCCAGGCACGGCCAGTTCGATCTCACGGTCCAGTGTGTCGGGGATCTGCACATCGACGAGCATCACACCGCAGAGGACGTATCGATCTGCCTGGGCCAGGCGATCAGCCAGGCGCTCGGCGACAAGGCCGGAATCGTGCGCGCGGCGCATGCGTTCGTGCCGATGGACGAGGCGCTCTGCTTTGCCGCGATCGACATCAGCGGACGACCCTACGCCGTCGTCGATGCCGAGTTTCACACCGACCGCCTGGGCGGCCTGAGCACCGATCTGATCTGGCACATCTTCGAGACGATCGCGATCCACGCGCGCATCACGGCGCATCTGCGCGTCCACTACGGTCGCAATGATCACCACAAGGCAGAGGGCCTGTTCAAAGCCTTTGCCCGCGCCCTCGACGCCGCAACGCGCATCGACGAGCGGATTCAGGGCCAGGTGCCGAGCACCAAGGGCGTGCTGTGA
- a CDS encoding MBL fold metallo-hydrolase: MTIRTGAALAAQIEQLAVPQGMVALWALGQSGFVVKSGTTLAVIDPYLSDAIRAMGGPERRFPPPLESDMLRGVDLVLCTHEHPDHTDVETLKPLLAASPAAQVVVSPQSKTLLADAGIAGERIHVPQLGADYTIKDLRYRALPAAHYDLTIDDEGYSRWMGFLLAWGDITLLHTGDTLLVPALYQALDGLSVDVALLPINGRDYLRERQDILGNVLPREATQFAHDIGAEVLIGMHNDLFATNRLNPAELWDDLDRRFPWQRCHLLQPGELYLYVK, from the coding sequence ATGACGATCCGCACGGGCGCGGCGCTGGCGGCGCAGATCGAGCAGTTGGCGGTGCCGCAGGGCATGGTCGCGCTGTGGGCGCTTGGACAATCCGGCTTTGTGGTCAAGAGCGGCACGACGCTGGCGGTGATCGATCCCTACCTCTCGGACGCGATCCGCGCGATGGGCGGGCCTGAGCGGCGATTCCCGCCGCCGCTGGAGTCCGACATGCTGCGCGGCGTCGATCTGGTGCTGTGTACCCACGAGCATCCCGATCATACCGATGTGGAGACGCTCAAGCCGCTGCTGGCCGCGTCGCCCGCTGCTCAGGTGGTTGTCTCGCCGCAGAGCAAGACGCTGCTCGCCGACGCGGGCATTGCCGGTGAGCGCATTCACGTGCCGCAGCTTGGCGCGGACTATACGATCAAGGATCTGCGGTATCGCGCGCTGCCCGCCGCCCACTACGATCTGACGATCGACGACGAGGGTTATTCGCGCTGGATGGGCTTTCTGCTCGCCTGGGGCGACATCACGCTGCTGCACACCGGCGATACGCTGCTCGTACCGGCGCTGTATCAGGCGCTCGATGGCCTGTCGGTCGATGTGGCGCTGCTGCCGATCAATGGGCGCGACTATCTCAGGGAGCGGCAGGACATCCTCGGCAACGTCCTGCCACGCGAGGCGACTCAGTTTGCGCACGACATCGGGGCCGAGGTGCTGATCGGCATGCACAACGATCTCTTTGCCACCAACCGGCTCAATCCGGCTGAGCTGTGGGACGATCTCGATCGCCGCTTTCCGTGGCAGCGCTGCCATCTCTTACAGCCCGGCGAGCTGTATCTGTATGTGAAGTAA
- the hisC gene encoding histidinol-phosphate transaminase, protein MDIASLIRPDLAALEPYTPIVPFEALSERLGLPADQIVKLDANENPYGPSPRAVEAIAAYPYYAIYPDPDQLPLRRALARYTGQPESRILCGNGSDEIIDLLMRLFLAPGDAVVEAPPTFGMYSFNTGVVGGRIVQVPRDGHWNVDVERIAEAVQAERAKLVFLPSPNNPDGSILPRAAVERLLELPAVIVIDEAYAEFSGASVADLVGTVPNLIVLRTFSKWAGLAGLRIGYGLIPEPIIQHLWKIKPPYNINMAANAAAIASLDDLPYLMDNVRRIVAERERVFGELQMIAGLRPYPSQANFILIRLHDGRGKELKAALEQRGILIRHYNKPGLSDCVRVSIGTPAQNDRLLAALRGQ, encoded by the coding sequence ATGGACATTGCATCGCTTATCCGCCCGGATCTGGCCGCGCTGGAGCCGTACACGCCGATCGTGCCGTTTGAAGCGCTCAGCGAGCGCCTGGGCTTACCCGCAGACCAGATCGTCAAGCTCGACGCCAACGAAAACCCCTACGGCCCGTCGCCGCGCGCCGTGGAAGCTATCGCCGCCTACCCGTACTATGCCATCTACCCCGATCCCGATCAACTGCCGCTGCGCCGCGCCCTGGCGCGCTACACGGGACAGCCCGAGTCGCGCATTCTGTGCGGCAACGGCTCCGATGAGATCATCGATCTGCTGATGCGCCTGTTCCTCGCGCCGGGCGATGCCGTCGTCGAAGCGCCGCCGACCTTCGGCATGTACAGCTTCAATACCGGCGTCGTCGGAGGGCGCATCGTGCAGGTGCCGCGCGACGGGCACTGGAACGTCGATGTAGAGCGCATTGCAGAGGCCGTGCAGGCTGAGCGCGCCAAGCTGGTCTTTTTGCCCTCGCCCAACAACCCCGACGGCAGCATCTTGCCGCGCGCCGCTGTCGAGCGGCTGCTGGAGCTGCCCGCCGTGATCGTGATCGACGAGGCATACGCCGAATTTAGCGGCGCGAGCGTCGCGGATCTGGTCGGCACCGTGCCCAACCTGATCGTGCTGCGCACCTTCTCGAAGTGGGCCGGGCTGGCTGGCCTGCGCATCGGCTACGGGCTGATCCCGGAGCCGATCATCCAGCACCTATGGAAGATCAAGCCGCCCTACAACATCAACATGGCTGCCAACGCCGCCGCCATCGCCTCGCTCGACGATCTGCCCTACCTGATGGACAACGTGCGGCGTATCGTCGCCGAGCGGGAGCGCGTCTTTGGCGAGCTTCAGATGATCGCCGGGCTGCGGCCCTACCCATCGCAGGCCAACTTCATCCTGATCCGCCTCCACGACGGACGCGGCAAAGAGCTGAAGGCGGCGCTGGAGCAGCGCGGCATCCTGATCCGCCACTACAACAAGCCCGGCCTGAGCGACTGTGTGCGCGTCAGCATCGGCACGCCAGCCCAGAACGATCGGCTGCTGGCGGCGCTGCGTGGGCAGTAG
- the hisN gene encoding histidinol-phosphatase, giving the protein MRDEPIRQLLDFAQELAWQAGKITLAYFGTGVVPETKVDLTPVTIADRQAEQRLRAMIEARFPDHGILGEEYGEANPGGRYRWILDPIDGTKSFVQGVPLYGVLVGLERDGEPIVGVCFLPALGEMIAAARGEGCTLNGRRAQVSNVAQLADAVMLASDTRSFDEHGRGAAYRELERRTKFGRTWGDCYGHILVATGRAEMMLDPIMNSWDCAALLPIVQEAGGTFTDWRGVSTIHGGSALSTNGLLFDEVMEIIEKTKIKEQRTENNLEL; this is encoded by the coding sequence ATGCGCGACGAACCGATCCGGCAACTACTGGATTTTGCCCAGGAGTTGGCCTGGCAGGCCGGCAAGATCACGCTGGCCTACTTCGGCACCGGGGTTGTGCCAGAGACGAAGGTCGATCTCACGCCCGTGACGATCGCCGACCGGCAGGCCGAGCAGCGGCTGCGGGCGATGATCGAGGCGCGCTTTCCCGATCACGGCATCCTAGGCGAGGAGTACGGCGAGGCCAATCCGGGCGGGCGCTACCGCTGGATTCTCGATCCGATCGACGGCACCAAGTCTTTCGTGCAGGGCGTGCCGCTCTACGGCGTGCTCGTGGGGCTGGAGCGCGACGGCGAGCCGATCGTCGGCGTGTGCTTCCTCCCGGCGCTGGGCGAGATGATCGCGGCGGCGCGCGGCGAGGGCTGTACGCTCAACGGGCGGCGGGCGCAGGTCAGCAACGTTGCGCAGCTTGCCGACGCGGTGATGCTGGCGTCGGATACGCGCTCGTTCGACGAGCACGGGCGCGGCGCGGCCTATCGCGAGCTCGAGCGGCGGACCAAGTTCGGGCGCACCTGGGGCGATTGCTACGGCCATATCCTGGTGGCGACGGGCCGCGCCGAGATGATGCTCGATCCGATCATGAACTCGTGGGACTGTGCCGCGCTCCTGCCGATCGTTCAGGAGGCGGGCGGCACCTTCACCGACTGGCGCGGCGTCTCCACGATCCACGGCGGCAGCGCGCTCTCTACCAACGGGCTGCTCTTCGATGAGGTGATGGAGATTATCGAGAAAACAAAGATCAAAGAACAAAGAACAGAGAATAACCTTGAACTTTGA